In a single window of the Diospyros lotus cultivar Yz01 chromosome 10, ASM1463336v1, whole genome shotgun sequence genome:
- the LOC127811413 gene encoding uncharacterized protein LOC127811413 isoform X1 encodes MPKHTPFGVAFSSNVREDEQESPRNVRVKTIICNSSIGIGKQLISPIPSNHIESNASLLSLHDDHGKMKPRMDIGDFNSPVGLANAMEEKTGLLTSPAAGNTITDNPPIDVAFKRPLFEDVLSQFIFTGSSHPNGQDKNLFKSQVLCPCTERTAIRENRDMEDNRQKRAESLIVAKQKIYTSISSDNDQTAANAVGNATFISQSVYEKPGRGKEKVNEKTGEKVSSKKTRKDMRGQKNCRRQVVVSGYFNTSKGEVIAPCQENNIKIKQTKQRMEYCPKKLRVSPYFHRESLEEGNAVSDSMDIEYIVLPTRAQREALVRPVLSAHQRRDEAYKRRTPDNTWKPPRSDFNLLQEDHAYDPWRVLVICMLLNQTTGLQVRNVIYELFSLCPNAKAATEVAPEEIEKVIKTLGLQKKRSLMIQRFSQEYLGQSWTHVTQLHGVGKYAADGYAIFCTGKWERVRPTDHMLKKYWEFLCSNKHRLDSPKLDRS; translated from the exons ATGCCAAAACACACACCCTTTGGGGTGGCCTTCAGCTCCAATGTACGTGAAGATGAGCAAGAGAGTCCAAGAAATGTTAGGGTAAAGACAATAATTTGCAATTCTTCTATTGGAATTGGAAAACAACTTATATCTCCCATTCCTTCCAATCATATTGAATCTAATGCCTCTTTGCTCTCATTGCATGATGATCATGGCAAGATGAAGCCAAGAATGGACATTGGAGACTTTAATTCCCCAGTGGGACTGGCAAATGCTATGGAGGAGAAGACTGGCCTACTCACTTCTCCTGCTGCAGGAAACACTATTACTGATAATCCACCCATTGATGTTGCCTTCAAGAGGCCTTTGTTTGAGGATGTACTCTCGCAATTTATATTCACTGGTAGCAGCCATCCCAATGGGCAAGACAAGAATCTTTTCAAGTCACAGGTTCTCTGTCCTTGCACTGAAAGGACTGCAATTAGAGAAAACAGGGACATGGAGGACAATAGACAGAAGAGAGCAGAGTCTCTCATTGTTGCTAAGCAGAAGATCTATACATCCATTTCTTCTGATAATGATCAAACTGCAGCAAATGCAGTTGGGAATGCAACTTTCATTTCACAAAGCGTTTATGAAAAGCCAGGAAGGGGTAAGGAAAAAGTGAATGAGAAAACAGGTGAAAAGGTCTCgtccaagaaaacaagaaaagataTGAGGGGTCAGAAGAATTGTCGTCGACAAGTTGTGGTTTCTGGTTACTTCAATACTTCTAAAGGGGAAGTAATAGCGCCATGTCAGGAgaataacataaaaatcaaaCAGACCAAACAAAGAATGGAGTATTGTCCCAAAAAATTAAGGGTTTCCCCCTACTTTCACAGGGAATCACTTGAGGAAGGCAATGCAGTTTCTGACTCTATGGACATTGAGTACATTGTATTGCCAACAAGGGCCCAAAGAGAAGCATTAGTTAGGCCTGTACTTTCTGCTCACCAGAGGCGAGATGAGGCTTATAAAAGAAGAACACCAGATAACACATGGAAGCCACCACGCTCTGATTTCAATCTCCTCCAAGAGGATCATGCCTATGATCCTTGGAGGGTCTTGGTGATATGTATGCTTCTTAATCAGACAACAGGTCTGCAG GTCAGAAATGTTATATATGAGCTCTTCAGTTTATGCCCAAATGCAAAGGCTGCTACAGAGGTTGCTCCTGAGGAGAtagaaaaagtaataaaaaccTTAGGTTTACAGAAAAAGAGGTCTCTAATGATTCAGCGGTTCTCTCAGGAATATTTGGGTCAAAGCTGGACTCATGTGACTCAACTGCATGGTGTTGGCAA GTATGCAGCGGATGGGTATGCAATATTCTGTACCGGGAAGTGGGAGCGCGTGAGGCCAACAGATCACATGCTAAAGAAGTACTGGGAATTTCTGTGTAGTAACAAACACAGATTAGACAGCCCTAAGTTAGACCGGTCATGA
- the LOC127811413 gene encoding uncharacterized protein LOC127811413 isoform X2 gives MPKHTPFGVAFSSNVREDEQESPRNVRMKPRMDIGDFNSPVGLANAMEEKTGLLTSPAAGNTITDNPPIDVAFKRPLFEDVLSQFIFTGSSHPNGQDKNLFKSQVLCPCTERTAIRENRDMEDNRQKRAESLIVAKQKIYTSISSDNDQTAANAVGNATFISQSVYEKPGRGKEKVNEKTGEKVSSKKTRKDMRGQKNCRRQVVVSGYFNTSKGEVIAPCQENNIKIKQTKQRMEYCPKKLRVSPYFHRESLEEGNAVSDSMDIEYIVLPTRAQREALVRPVLSAHQRRDEAYKRRTPDNTWKPPRSDFNLLQEDHAYDPWRVLVICMLLNQTTGLQVRNVIYELFSLCPNAKAATEVAPEEIEKVIKTLGLQKKRSLMIQRFSQEYLGQSWTHVTQLHGVGKYAADGYAIFCTGKWERVRPTDHMLKKYWEFLCSNKHRLDSPKLDRS, from the exons ATGCCAAAACACACACCCTTTGGGGTGGCCTTCAGCTCCAATGTACGTGAAGATGAGCAAGAGAGTCCAAGAAATGTTAGG ATGAAGCCAAGAATGGACATTGGAGACTTTAATTCCCCAGTGGGACTGGCAAATGCTATGGAGGAGAAGACTGGCCTACTCACTTCTCCTGCTGCAGGAAACACTATTACTGATAATCCACCCATTGATGTTGCCTTCAAGAGGCCTTTGTTTGAGGATGTACTCTCGCAATTTATATTCACTGGTAGCAGCCATCCCAATGGGCAAGACAAGAATCTTTTCAAGTCACAGGTTCTCTGTCCTTGCACTGAAAGGACTGCAATTAGAGAAAACAGGGACATGGAGGACAATAGACAGAAGAGAGCAGAGTCTCTCATTGTTGCTAAGCAGAAGATCTATACATCCATTTCTTCTGATAATGATCAAACTGCAGCAAATGCAGTTGGGAATGCAACTTTCATTTCACAAAGCGTTTATGAAAAGCCAGGAAGGGGTAAGGAAAAAGTGAATGAGAAAACAGGTGAAAAGGTCTCgtccaagaaaacaagaaaagataTGAGGGGTCAGAAGAATTGTCGTCGACAAGTTGTGGTTTCTGGTTACTTCAATACTTCTAAAGGGGAAGTAATAGCGCCATGTCAGGAgaataacataaaaatcaaaCAGACCAAACAAAGAATGGAGTATTGTCCCAAAAAATTAAGGGTTTCCCCCTACTTTCACAGGGAATCACTTGAGGAAGGCAATGCAGTTTCTGACTCTATGGACATTGAGTACATTGTATTGCCAACAAGGGCCCAAAGAGAAGCATTAGTTAGGCCTGTACTTTCTGCTCACCAGAGGCGAGATGAGGCTTATAAAAGAAGAACACCAGATAACACATGGAAGCCACCACGCTCTGATTTCAATCTCCTCCAAGAGGATCATGCCTATGATCCTTGGAGGGTCTTGGTGATATGTATGCTTCTTAATCAGACAACAGGTCTGCAG GTCAGAAATGTTATATATGAGCTCTTCAGTTTATGCCCAAATGCAAAGGCTGCTACAGAGGTTGCTCCTGAGGAGAtagaaaaagtaataaaaaccTTAGGTTTACAGAAAAAGAGGTCTCTAATGATTCAGCGGTTCTCTCAGGAATATTTGGGTCAAAGCTGGACTCATGTGACTCAACTGCATGGTGTTGGCAA GTATGCAGCGGATGGGTATGCAATATTCTGTACCGGGAAGTGGGAGCGCGTGAGGCCAACAGATCACATGCTAAAGAAGTACTGGGAATTTCTGTGTAGTAACAAACACAGATTAGACAGCCCTAAGTTAGACCGGTCATGA
- the LOC127811413 gene encoding uncharacterized protein LOC127811413 isoform X3, with amino-acid sequence MPKHTPFGVAFSSNVREDEQESPRNVRVKTIICNSSIGIGKQLISPIPSNHIESNASLLSLHDDHGKMKPRMDIGDFNSPVGLANAMEEKTGLLTSPAAGNTITDNPPIDVAFKRPLFEDVLSQFIFTGSSHPNGQDKNLFKSQVLCPCTERTAIRENRDMEDNRQKRAESLIVAKQKIYTSISSDNDQTAANAVGNATFISQSVYEKPGRGKEKVNEKTGEKVSSKKTRKDMRGQKNCRRQVVVSGYFNTSKGEVIAPCQENNIKIKQTKQRMEYCPKKLRVSPYFHRESLEEGNAVSDSMDIEYIVLPTRAQREALVRPVLSAHQRRDEAYKRRTPDNTWKPPRSDFNLLQEDHAYDPWRVLVICMLLNQTTGLQVCMLIVLGGSW; translated from the coding sequence ATGCCAAAACACACACCCTTTGGGGTGGCCTTCAGCTCCAATGTACGTGAAGATGAGCAAGAGAGTCCAAGAAATGTTAGGGTAAAGACAATAATTTGCAATTCTTCTATTGGAATTGGAAAACAACTTATATCTCCCATTCCTTCCAATCATATTGAATCTAATGCCTCTTTGCTCTCATTGCATGATGATCATGGCAAGATGAAGCCAAGAATGGACATTGGAGACTTTAATTCCCCAGTGGGACTGGCAAATGCTATGGAGGAGAAGACTGGCCTACTCACTTCTCCTGCTGCAGGAAACACTATTACTGATAATCCACCCATTGATGTTGCCTTCAAGAGGCCTTTGTTTGAGGATGTACTCTCGCAATTTATATTCACTGGTAGCAGCCATCCCAATGGGCAAGACAAGAATCTTTTCAAGTCACAGGTTCTCTGTCCTTGCACTGAAAGGACTGCAATTAGAGAAAACAGGGACATGGAGGACAATAGACAGAAGAGAGCAGAGTCTCTCATTGTTGCTAAGCAGAAGATCTATACATCCATTTCTTCTGATAATGATCAAACTGCAGCAAATGCAGTTGGGAATGCAACTTTCATTTCACAAAGCGTTTATGAAAAGCCAGGAAGGGGTAAGGAAAAAGTGAATGAGAAAACAGGTGAAAAGGTCTCgtccaagaaaacaagaaaagataTGAGGGGTCAGAAGAATTGTCGTCGACAAGTTGTGGTTTCTGGTTACTTCAATACTTCTAAAGGGGAAGTAATAGCGCCATGTCAGGAgaataacataaaaatcaaaCAGACCAAACAAAGAATGGAGTATTGTCCCAAAAAATTAAGGGTTTCCCCCTACTTTCACAGGGAATCACTTGAGGAAGGCAATGCAGTTTCTGACTCTATGGACATTGAGTACATTGTATTGCCAACAAGGGCCCAAAGAGAAGCATTAGTTAGGCCTGTACTTTCTGCTCACCAGAGGCGAGATGAGGCTTATAAAAGAAGAACACCAGATAACACATGGAAGCCACCACGCTCTGATTTCAATCTCCTCCAAGAGGATCATGCCTATGATCCTTGGAGGGTCTTGGTGATATGTATGCTTCTTAATCAGACAACAGGTCTGCAGGTATGTATGCTCATAGTCCTTGGAGGGTCTTGGTGA